A window of Chlorobium phaeobacteroides DSM 266 genomic DNA:
ATTCGATCGTCATGGATAAATCCCAGGGTCAACCGGTTACCATCGAACTTCCGCACCAGAGCACGCCGTTGAGCGCCTGCAGTTCCGATTCTTCCGAATCAACGCAAATCAAAAACAAGGAGGCTTTTGAAAAAAATCTGCAGCGATTCGAAACGCATCTGAATCCTAAATATGTTTTTGAAACTCTTATCAGAGGCGATTGCAACTCACTTGCTTTTGCGGCATCTAAATCAGTAGCCCAGAATCCGGGTCTTAACGCGTTTAATCCTCTTGTGATCTATGGCGGTGTAGGGCTCGGGAAAACACATATGATGCAGGCTATCGGCAACAGCGTTCGAAAAAACTGTCTTTCCGAAAAAGTGCTCTATGTTTCAAGTGAAAAATTTGCTGTTGATTTTGTTAACGCCATTCAAAACGGAAAAATTCAGGAATTTTCGTCGTTCTACCGGAACATCGATGTCCTGATTATCGATGACATTCAGTTTTTTGCAGGCAAGGAAAAAACGCAGGAGGAGATATTTCATATTTTCAATACCCTTCACCAGACCAATAAACAGATCATCCTCTCTTCCGATCGCCCAATCAAGGATATCAAGGGGATAGAAGACCGCCTGATTTCAAGATTCAACTGGGGTCTCTCTGCGGATATTCAACCACCTGATTATGAAACAAGGAAGGCTATCATTCTCAGCAAACTGGAGCAAAGCGGCGTTAATCTCGACGAATCCGTTATTGAGTTCATTGCTACAAACGTTACGGAGAATGTTCGTGAACTGGAGGGGTGTATCGTTAAACTGCTTGCCGCTCAATCTCTCGATAACCGGGAAATTGATCTTCATTTCACCAAATCTACTCTAAAAGATATTATCAGGCATACGACAAAACAGTTGACGCTTGATACCATTGAAAAAGCAGTTTGTTCATTCTTTGCTATTACACCAAATGACCTCAAAGGAAAATCGAAGAAAAAGGAGATCGCTACAGGGCGGCAGATTGCGATGTATCTGGCGAAAAATCTTACCGAATCCTCTCTGAAAACGATCGGTCTTCATTTCGGCGGAAGGGATCACTCGACGGTGATTCATGCTGTCAACACCGTAGGAAATCGTATGGAACAGCAGAGCGACGAAAGAAAAAAAATAGAAGAGCTTAAAAAAAGAATCGAAATTCTCTCCATGTAAGGGATATTTCCTCTCCAAGTGCCTATAAAACGGGATTTTATGTGAATAAGGCGTACACTTGGAGTCTGGTGGCAAAGCGTAACCTTTTTTTGTCAACTATGGAAAATCAATTACGGGGAATCGATGAAGAGTTCTTCAATAATGCATCAGAATATGTTTATAACTTGTTCGCAGCGTGTGGGATTGTTCTTGATAAGGCAGGGGCTGTCAACACCGGAAACAATGTCGCTGAATCGACAAACATATCACCAACACCGGAACGGCAATGCATGCACAGGTTATCAACATAAAAACAGATCGGTAATGAAGCGATAACTCTTTTTATTTTATACCGTTAAAATTGATATTTATTGTGTAGTCAAGAAATCAACACGCACAACAACAATGACAACAAATTATATTTAATAAATAGTTAATACTGATGAACATGAAATTCACCGCTCCAATTCGTCTCTTGCAGGATGCCGTTAACCGGGTAAGTCAGGCAATTCCGTCAAAAGCAATCGATCCGCGTTTTGAAAATATCCATCTTGCTATTGAACCGGGAAAATTGACCCTTTTTGCCTCAGACGGCGAGATGTCGATTACTGCAAAAAGTGAAATCAGTTCTGAAGACACAGGAAATATCAGTATCAAAGCAAGAACCCTTCAGGATTTTCTTCGAAGCATGTATGATACCGAGGTCACCTTCTCTATTGAACGACAGGAGATCAGTGATCATGGGACAGTATCCATTTCAACCGATAAAGGCAAGTACAAGATCCCCTGTTTTTTTGAGAGCAAAATGGAGATCTATGAAAAAAATTATGTGATCAACCTGGATCTCCCCTCAGTAGAATTACAGTATCTTATTCAGAAAACAATTTTCGCCTGCAGCGTCGATGGTATGAGGCCGGCAATGATGGGTGTTCTTTTTGAACTGGAAAGCTCATCGATTACCGCTGTTTCAACTGACGGTCACAGACTTGTTCGTTGTAGAAAAAGTACGGTGATAGAAGTAGAAGACAAGCAGAAAATTGTCGTTTCTGCGCGCGTTCTCTCTATTTTACAGAAGCTGCCTCTTCATGAAACCGTTATAATTCAGATTGATCAGGATAAACGATTCGTTCGTTTCACACAAAATAATGTCGTTATCGATGCTTCGCTGATCGTCGAACCATACCCTAATTACGAGGCAGTGATCCCTGTGATCCACGATAAGCAGGTAAGTTGTGATCGATCCAATATCTACGATTCAGTAAAAAGAGTCGGAAGATTTTCAAGCGTTGGCGATATCAAGATGGTTTTAGCCGATTCGATTATAAAGGTAATGGCTGAAAATACCAACGAAGGAGAATCTGCCCAGGAGGAGTTGCCGTGTTCCTATACCGGCGAAGATATTACAATAGGTTTCAATGCGAAATTTATCGAGGCCGCTTTAGCGCATATTGACGAAAAAGAGATTATCATTGAATTAAAAAGCCCTACGACAGCAGTAATATTTAAACCTGTCCAGGAAAAAGAAACCGGCAGTCTTATTATTCTTGTTATGCCTGTACGGATTAACGCATAATACTATCTTCAAGCGTTTGACTTCTGATGCATACAACTGCTTGATAAAAATGGAACTCGCAATACTGAATAAAGGTAAATCTTGAATTCACTATTGTGAGTCTTTTTTAAAATATCAATACAATACTTATTCCAGACAAAATACCATGTATTATTTATTTTAAATCGATCATAAAAAAATTTCATCTATTCTTTCTTCATATTTTACTGAATATCGTATAGATTACCCAAAAATACGGTTGATGTTTTTTTTTAAGAAATTACAAAAGGAATAATTATTGAGGCTTACACGAATAACCTACAATAACTTCAGGAATTACAGAAAAATGACCTTTGAACCGAATGCAGGGATAACCCTTCTTTATGGTTCAAATGGATCCGGAAAAACAAATATTCTTGAGGGCATTCATTATTGTGCTCTTACAAAAGGTTTTACGAGTATTGCCGATAGTGACTGTATTTTTGATTCCAGTGATTATTATGCCCTGCAAAGTACTTGTTTGGGTGAAAATGGCAGTGATATTGAAGTCAGAATATCGTTCTCAAGAGAGAAAGGCAAAACTCTTTTTGTTAATAATAACGAGATTAAAAAATTTTCCAATCATGTTGGTACCATTCCCTGTATAACATTTTCTCCCCCTGAAATATCAATTGTCAGCGGATCTCCATCAGAAAGAAGAAAATTCATAGACAATATTATTTGTCAATCTGATAAAAAATATTTAAAGGATCTCTTGACATATCGACGGGTTCTTCTTCAGAGAAATGCTCTTCTTGCACAAATCAGTGAAAAAAAATCTTCTATAAATATGCTTCCGTATTGGTCGGAAAATCTTTCGGTTCTGGCAGCTTCAATTGTTTTTAAACGCTTGGAATTTTTAGATAAATTCATTGATAACTTCAGAGATCTTTTTAAAAAACTTTCTATTAACGAAGAACCTGGAATAGTTTATCGTTCAGTATTGGGCAGATATGATAACATCAGGAATATCGATGAACTTGCAGCTCTATATTATAGAAAATATGATGATAATCTTCGATATGAGTTATTGAGATCTCAAACATCCTGCGGACCTCACAGGGATGATCTTGAATTTTATATAAACGATAAAGAGATAAAAAAATACGCATCGCAGGGTCAGTTAAGGACTTTTCTAATCGGTCTCAAACTTGCTGTTTACGATTATCTTTTCGATACGACGCATGAAAAGCCTATATGTCTTCTTGACGACATTTTCAGTGAACTTGATACGCAAAGAACGGAAAATATTCTCTCTATACTTCAAACACTCGGCCAGTCGATCATTACCTCTACGGTCAGAAGAGATTCGGATATTATTTCAAGCGTTTCTGTACACGATTTAATCAACGATTAACTATAGCGTCATGTCAAGAACAAAGAGTCCGAGGATACTCTCATCCGTTGTTCAGGATGTCTGTAGAACTCTTGGTATGAACAAGGCTATTGATGATTTCAGGACGGTGCAGATCTGGAAAGAGGTTGTTGGTACGACAATAGCGGAGATTACTCTTGTCGAACGCTATACTGACGGAAAACTCTTTGTTCGTGTAAAAAGTGCACCATGGAGAATGGAACTCAATTACAGAAAAACAGAGATAAAAAATAAATTAAACGTTGCTATAGGAAAAGAGATTATCGAGGAGATCATTTTCAGGTAGATAACTCTTTTGAAAACGTTCTGCCGTCGAACCATCAACAAGCAGAAATATGGTTTTAATCACAGTAGTGTCCGGTAAAAAATAAAGAAGGTCTAAAAAACACTTGAGAAACGGTGATATTAAAAGGGACCAAGCATTTTATATCAGCCCAATACACAAGGAGTTCCAGACCATGAAGCAACTTATTCCAATTCGCAATCAAAATGATTTTAATATCCAATCCAAACCCGTTAAAGACCGAAGTCCGTCAGGATGTTCTTCCATATTTTTCAGTCCTCTCGCTGCTTGTGCGATAAGGCTCTTTGCAGATTATCGTGGAAAAATGTGAGTCAATGGGTAACTTGGCGTAATTCTGATTCCTATCAAAAAAAAGCGATTCTCTTTGCTTATGCCCCCTTTGCCAAGTCTTACGAGCCACTACCACCAATTGTTGGGTCTTCCTCCAAACTGGAATGTTGAGAACGTTACCTTATCGATCACGGGCAAGCAGATCGAGATCCGACTGGTTTATACCGACAAACAAGCTGAGTGTCCGGAATGCGGTCAATTATGCAAAATCTATGATCATACCAGTGAGCAACAGTGGCGTCATCTGGATACAATGCAGTTTGAGACGATCATTGTGGCTCGTTTACCCCGATGCAAATGCAAAGAACATGGGGTTAAAACCGTCAGGGTACCTTGGGCTGCAAGGCATTCGCGTTTCACCTTGATGTTCGAAAGCTTTGCCATTGAACTGTTGATGCACTGCTCCAGCATCAAGGCGGCGTCAAGTATGCTGAATTTAAACTGGCATGCCGTTGATGAAATCATGCGTCGAGCCGTCAAGCGTGGTCTGAATCGTCGGGAATCCGAAGCTATCGCATATCTGGGTATCGATGAAAAAAGCTTTAAGGCTGGTCAGCATTATGTGACGACCCTGAATGATCTGGATAAAGGCCGTGTACTTGAAGTGGTTGAACATCGAACCAACGAGGCAGCCAAAGCGTTGCTTGAATCACTGAACAAGAAGCAGCAAGAACAGGTTAAAGCGGTATCGGCTGACATGTGGAAGCCCTATGCCAATGCCGTTGAAGAGCTGTTACCAAATGCTGATCTGGTGCATGATCGTTTTCATATCAGCAAGTATCTCAGTGAAGCTGTAGATGCGGTGCGCCGCAAGGAATCCCGTGAATTGGATCAAGCCGGTGATAAGCGACTGGTTGGCTCGAAATATGTCTGGCTGCGCAATCCGGAAAACATGCGCGAACAACAAAAGGTCGAATTGAGCAACCTGATGGCCTGTGAATTCAAAACCAGTCAGGCATGGGCATTGAAAAACATGTTTCGGTACTTCTGGCAGCTTGGCGACACCGATGGTGCAAGTTTCTTTTTTGAATACTGGTCGAGGCGGGTCGATGAGGTAGGCCTAACTCCGTTGATCGATGTCAAAGAACTGCTTCAGAGGCATTTCGACCATATTCTGACATATTTTAAACACGCCATTACCAATGCAGTTTCCGAAGGATTAAACAGCAAAATTCAGATTGTCAAAGCTTCAGCACGGGGATTTCACCGATTCGAGAGTTATCGAAACCGGATTTTGTTTTATTGCGGTAAACTCAATATGGCGATCAGTTCATGACGTAATGGCAGTTGGGCTTTCCACGAAATTCTGCGAAGAACCTACGATAACAGCTCCAAGAGTCTCAAATACGCGATTAGCAAATTCTTTCTCTCGCAATTCATCCCAAAGATGCTCAACAGGATTTAATTCCGGTGAATACGGAGGAAGCTTTACAAGCACCATGTTCTTTGGCACCCTTAAATGCTCTGCACGGTGAGAAGGCGCTCCATCCACAACCATCATGACAAACTCTTCCGGATGTTTATGAGAGACCTGCCTGAGAAATGCGCCCATACTCACCGTGTCCATTTTGCCGCCTAACATCCAGTCAATTACACCATCTTGTGGAGATATTGTGATCGGAAAACAAGAATAAGCCAATTTCGGAAAATAAGAATCACCCAGGGTTA
This region includes:
- the dnaA gene encoding chromosomal replication initiator protein DnaA → MSEATNRVPEVKIPSNLHKPILLEQQVWDSCLEAIREKINPLAYKTWFSPIKPVNFSGSELTIQVPSQFFYEWIEENYSSFLKQALKDVIGSEAKLMYSIVMDKSQGQPVTIELPHQSTPLSACSSDSSESTQIKNKEAFEKNLQRFETHLNPKYVFETLIRGDCNSLAFAASKSVAQNPGLNAFNPLVIYGGVGLGKTHMMQAIGNSVRKNCLSEKVLYVSSEKFAVDFVNAIQNGKIQEFSSFYRNIDVLIIDDIQFFAGKEKTQEEIFHIFNTLHQTNKQIILSSDRPIKDIKGIEDRLISRFNWGLSADIQPPDYETRKAIILSKLEQSGVNLDESVIEFIATNVTENVRELEGCIVKLLAAQSLDNREIDLHFTKSTLKDIIRHTTKQLTLDTIEKAVCSFFAITPNDLKGKSKKKEIATGRQIAMYLAKNLTESSLKTIGLHFGGRDHSTVIHAVNTVGNRMEQQSDERKKIEELKKRIEILSM
- the dnaN gene encoding DNA polymerase III subunit beta, with the protein product MKFTAPIRLLQDAVNRVSQAIPSKAIDPRFENIHLAIEPGKLTLFASDGEMSITAKSEISSEDTGNISIKARTLQDFLRSMYDTEVTFSIERQEISDHGTVSISTDKGKYKIPCFFESKMEIYEKNYVINLDLPSVELQYLIQKTIFACSVDGMRPAMMGVLFELESSSITAVSTDGHRLVRCRKSTVIEVEDKQKIVVSARVLSILQKLPLHETVIIQIDQDKRFVRFTQNNVVIDASLIVEPYPNYEAVIPVIHDKQVSCDRSNIYDSVKRVGRFSSVGDIKMVLADSIIKVMAENTNEGESAQEELPCSYTGEDITIGFNAKFIEAALAHIDEKEIIIELKSPTTAVIFKPVQEKETGSLIILVMPVRINA
- the recF gene encoding DNA replication/repair protein RecF (All proteins in this family for which functions are known are DNA-binding proteins that assist the filamentation of RecA onto DNA for the initiation of recombination or recombinational repair.), translating into MRLTRITYNNFRNYRKMTFEPNAGITLLYGSNGSGKTNILEGIHYCALTKGFTSIADSDCIFDSSDYYALQSTCLGENGSDIEVRISFSREKGKTLFVNNNEIKKFSNHVGTIPCITFSPPEISIVSGSPSERRKFIDNIICQSDKKYLKDLLTYRRVLLQRNALLAQISEKKSSINMLPYWSENLSVLAASIVFKRLEFLDKFIDNFRDLFKKLSINEEPGIVYRSVLGRYDNIRNIDELAALYYRKYDDNLRYELLRSQTSCGPHRDDLEFYINDKEIKKYASQGQLRTFLIGLKLAVYDYLFDTTHEKPICLLDDIFSELDTQRTENILSILQTLGQSIITSTVRRDSDIISSVSVHDLIND
- a CDS encoding DUF721 domain-containing protein — translated: MSRTKSPRILSSVVQDVCRTLGMNKAIDDFRTVQIWKEVVGTTIAEITLVERYTDGKLFVRVKSAPWRMELNYRKTEIKNKLNVAIGKEIIEEIIFR
- a CDS encoding ISL3 family transposase; the protein is MPSLTSHYHQLLGLPPNWNVENVTLSITGKQIEIRLVYTDKQAECPECGQLCKIYDHTSEQQWRHLDTMQFETIIVARLPRCKCKEHGVKTVRVPWAARHSRFTLMFESFAIELLMHCSSIKAASSMLNLNWHAVDEIMRRAVKRGLNRRESEAIAYLGIDEKSFKAGQHYVTTLNDLDKGRVLEVVEHRTNEAAKALLESLNKKQQEQVKAVSADMWKPYANAVEELLPNADLVHDRFHISKYLSEAVDAVRRKESRELDQAGDKRLVGSKYVWLRNPENMREQQKVELSNLMACEFKTSQAWALKNMFRYFWQLGDTDGASFFFEYWSRRVDEVGLTPLIDVKELLQRHFDHILTYFKHAITNAVSEGLNSKIQIVKASARGFHRFESYRNRILFYCGKLNMAISS
- a CDS encoding transposase; the encoded protein is MAPSNYELWVFFTLTLGDSYFPKLAYSCFPITISPQDGVIDWMLGGKMDTVSMGAFLRQVSHKHPEEFVMMVVDGAPSHRAEHLRVPKNMVLVKLPPYSPELNPVEHLWDELREKEFANRVFETLGAVIVGSSQNFVESPTAITS